In Streptomyces sp. Li-HN-5-11, the sequence GGGCACAGATGGGCACCGCCGCCGAAGGTCGCGCCGTGCTGGATCTGCCGGGTCAGCCGGTAGCTGTCGGGGTCGTCGAAGACCTCGGGATCGCGATTCGCCGCGGCCCACATCATGACGACCGGTGTGCCGGCGGGGACAAAGACGCCGTTGTACTCGACGTCCTGCAGCGTCAGTCGCTGACTGAGCATCAGCGGGGACTCCAGGCGTGTGCCCTCGTAGAAGGCACTGGTGACCAACGCCGGGTCGGCACGGACCTGTTCCAGGGCCGTTTCGTCGCTCAGCATGCGGAAGACCACGTTCTCGATCGCCACACCGATCGTGTGGAAGCCGTCGAAGAAGTTCGAGGCCACCAACGAGCCGATGTCCTCCGGCTTGCCCTCTATGTCGATCGTGGTGAGTTCGGCCGCCATGTCGTCCAGGAGCGCGTTGCCTCCGTCCGACCAGGCCTTTTGAACGGCTTCTCCGACGACGTCCATGTACGTCGCCGCGGCAGAGAACAGGCGCTGCGACTGCTCGGGCGTGCGGGTGAGTAGGAACGTCAGGCTCATCTCCTCCATGAGGTGCTGGACGTGCGCCGCCTGGTCCCTGCTCAGCCCGAGTTGCTCGGCCCAGAAGCGGGTGACGAACCGCCCGGCGAACTCCCGGGAGAAGTCGGTCCGGTCGCGCCCGGCGCACTCCTCGACGAGTTCCTGTGCGAGGCGTGCGGCGGCGGGGGCGAAACGGAGGATGTTCCGGGGCATCAGTTGGCGGACCAGGAGATTGCGGTACGG encodes:
- a CDS encoding cytochrome P450 yields the protein MLRNKDARTLAANPALGNVPADIVLWMATEADLGSGPVTKPDPEQTEGYGRFLRNQVFTTNPPLHQPYRNLLVRQLMPRNILRFAPAAARLAQELVEECAGRDRTDFSREFAGRFVTRFWAEQLGLSRDQAAHVQHLMEEMSLTFLLTRTPEQSQRLFSAAATYMDVVGEAVQKAWSDGGNALLDDMAAELTTIDIEGKPEDIGSLVASNFFDGFHTIGVAIENVVFRMLSDETALEQVRADPALVTSAFYEGTRLESPLMLSQRLTLQDVEYNGVFVPAGTPVVMMWAAANRDPEVFDDPDSYRLTRQIQHGATFGGGAHLCPGRNVARMLTETAVTALTAPDVDIALVGDEHEWAAHSLMRQLTALPVTIRRVHR